The nucleotide sequence AGACTAGAGATCATCCTCCTTCTGGTAGGAATGATGATAATAGTTCATTTTATCTCTGAGACAGGGGTATTTCAGTATCTAGCAGTAAAGGTAGCACAATTAGTAAAGGGGGAACCTTTTCCATTACTTGTACTCCTTGCAGTAATTACAGCTGTATGTTCAGCATTTTTAGATAATGTAACTACTATCCTACTCATGGCACCGGTATCTATCTTACTGGCAAATCAGTTAAAGGTAGACCCATTTGTATATATTATGACCCTTATAATGTCAGCCAACATAGGTGGATTAGCTACATTGATCGGTGACCCTACTCAGCTTATCATAGGTGCTGAGGGGAAGCTCGGTTTCAACGATTTCCTGGTTAATACAGCTCCAGTTGCCGTTATTTCACTGGTTGCACTTCTTATCACAGTTTATTTTATGTATGGTAGAAAGATGGTAGTCTCTAGAGATCTAAAAGCCAGAGTAATGGAACTCGATGCCTCTAGATCCCTAAAAGATATGAAATTACTTCAGGAATCAGCTACTATATTTGCTTTGGTAATTTTTGGATTTTTGATGAACAACTTCATCGATAAAGGATTAGCAATCATGGCACTTACTGGTGCAGTGGTATTAATCCTGATAACTAAAAGGGAACCTATAGAAGTTTTCAAACATGTAGAATGGGATACACTATTTTTCTTTATGGGATTATTCATGTTAATCCAGGGGATAGAAGCTACAGGAATAGTAGATCTTGTAGGAGATAAAGTTTTAGAGTTAGCAGATGGTCATCTACACTATGCTGCAGCTATGGTACTTTGGGTATCGGCTGCTTTTACATCTGTTATAGGAAATGTAGCCAATGCGGCTATGGTTTCTAAGATCATCCATTTTATGCTTCCTACTTTTTCAGAGGGAAATACCATGTCACTTTGGTGGGCACTATCTATGGGATCACTCCTAGGAGGAAACATCACCATCTTAGCATCAGCAACCAATGTAGTGGCTATAAACTCCGCCAATAAGGCAGGATGCAAGATAAGTTTTGGTAAATTTATGAAGTTCGGTATTATCATAGCTGTTCAAACTTTAGTCATAGCTAACATCTATCTATTCATTAAGTATTTTTAAAGAATAAAATATCAGAATAAAAAAAGCCACTGACAAATCTAATTGTCAGCGGCTTTTTTTTATACCATAGTTAAGATTACTTCTCGTAAAACTTTACATGCTGTTGCTGTAGAAGCTCCACTTGTATCGTAGTTAGGAGATAATTCTACTATATCTCCTCCTACAACATTTAATTTTTCAAATTCTTTTATTCCCTTTATAATCTCAGTGAAGGTAAGTCCTCCTGGCTCTGGTGTTCCAGTTCCAGAAAAAATAGAGGGATCCAGAATATCCAGATCAATAGTTATATATACTGGAACATCTTTTAATTTTTCCGTTATCTCAGCTAAGGTATCTATACCAAATTTTTCCATATAGGTATGATCTTTAGCCCACAAAAATTCTTCCTTGTTCCCAGATCTAATGCCGAATTGATAGATCTTCCCGTCTCCTAAAAGGTCCCAGCACCTTCTTAGTACCGATGCATGAGAAAATTTTTCTCCCATATAGTCATCCCTCAGGTCTGCATGAGCATCTAGATGAATAACATGAAGATCAGGATATTTCTCATGTACAGCCTTTATTGTTCCATAGGAAACCAGGTGTTCTCCTCCTACCATAAATGGAACTTTATCATCTTTTAATATTTTTTCTGCATATTTATATATGCTTTCTAAAGTACTCTTTGGATTTCCAAATGAAAACTCTAAATCTCCTCCATCGAAAACATTATAATTTTCTAAATCTTTTTCTAAATAAGGGCTGTAAGTTTCTAATCCGTAAGATTCTCTCCTCATTACTTCTGGAGCAAACCTGGTACCAGGTCGAAAAGATGTGGTTCCATCAAAGGGAGCACCAAACACTACTATTTTAGATTCGTGATATTCATTATCAAATCCAATAAAAGTAGAAATATTTTTATTTCTCAATCTCTAACATCTCCTTAACATAATTCGGTAGAGCAAAACAACCTCTGTGCAGCTCTGAATTATAATATCTAGTTTTTATATTTAATTTTTCCCATTCCTCTGGGTTATGATCCTTTATAGGGTCGAATTTTTTAGATGCAAATCCAAATAACCAGTGTCCTGAAGGATAAGTAGGCTGATGGAATTGATATACTTTGGCTATTGGAAAAGTATCCAATATTTTTCTATGAGCTTTCTGCATCTCTTTTGAAAACTTTTCAAAATATGGAGATTCATGCTGATTTATTAAGATTCCTTCCTCTCCTAATACTCTGAAGCAGTTGTTATAAAATTCTGTTGTAAATAACCCCTCTCCTACAGATATTGGGTCGGTAGAATCCACTAAAATCAAGTCATATTTTCCTGCTTCTGCCTCTTCTACAAATTTTAATCCATCTTCAAAATACATAGTTACTCTAGGATCCTCTAATTTTTCAGCTGTAACAGGTAAAAATTGTTGGGATAATCTTACTACCCTCTCATCTATTTCTACCATATCTATTTTTTCTATATTTTTATATCTAGTAAGTTCTCTTACAGTTCCACCGTCGCCAGCACCAATTACCAATACTTTTTTTACCTTTGGATTCGTTGCCATAGCTACATGGGTAATCATATCATGGTAGATAAATTCATCTTTTTCTGTGACCATCATAAGTCCGTCTAGAGTAAAAAACTTACCATATTCTTCCGAATCAAAAAAATCTATCTTTTGGAATTTACTCATCTCACTGTGAAGGTGTTCTTTTACCTTAATAGAGAATTTTGTATTCTCAGTCCAATTTTCTGTATACCATAAATCTAACATAACTTCCTCCTGATTTTAATTAATAATTAACTGATTCTTGATTATCTTCCGGTTTAAATGTTACCTTTCCCAGTTGTTCAGGATGGAATTTTCTGATCTTTTCCACCATACCTCTAGGGATTTCCATAGATTCACTTCTATCTGCTTCAAATACACTCTCTAAAAAATCAAAAGCTGTCCATGGATTTATCTTGTCTCCACATGTAAATACATCCACTGCTGCATATCCATATTCCGGCCAAGTATGGATAGCCAAGTGAGATTCAGAGATAATAACGGCTCCAGATACTCCGTAAGGATTAAAATGGTGAAATACCGAATTTACTATCGTAGCGTTGGCTATTTTAGCCGCCTTATTCATATGTTTTTCAACAAGTTCTGGACTCGCCAGTATCTCTTCATTACAGTTATAAAATTCTATCAAAATATGTCTTCCTAAAGTTTCTAACGTCATTTCTATTCTCCTTTTAAAATACTTATATTATTCAATGTTTTATCGTTCATCCCAGTAATAACAGCCTTCTGTTCCTTTAAAAAATATATATGGTCTATCAAATCTTTTGAAATCCTTTCTCCTTGAATCAGCAGTGGAATCCCTGGAGGGTATACCATAATGGACTCTCCGCTTACTTTACCTATTGCTTTTTCTAATGGAATACTTTCAGTTTCTGAATAGAAAGCATCCCTTGGAGACACTACTAGTTCCGGACTTTCAAGTTCATTAAAATCTATTGTTTTATTTGCCCCTTTGTGATCTTTCGCCATCTCTTTTAATGCATCTATAAGTTTTTGATAGTCTTCCCAAACATCTCCTATACTGGCTATTCCAAGTATATTATGGGTATCAGCTAACTCCATCTGGATATTATATTTTTCCCTCAGGATGTCATAACCTTCAAATCCAGTAAGTCCAAGACCATGGAGATTGATACCTATCTTAGTCTCATCAAAATCATAGAGTTTATCTGATAATATCGATTTAAAGCATCTTATCCCTGGAATGGAATTTAATTCCTCTCTAAATTTAGATATCATATCTAAAAGATTGGTAAAGATCTCCTCCCCTTCTGTAACCAAAATTTTTCTAGCTACATCTAAACTGGTCATTAAAAGATACGAAGCACTTGTAGTCTGGGTCAAATTCAGCATTTTCTTTACCCTTTGCTGATCTATAAATCCACTTTTTAAAAGAAGTACCGAACTTTGAGTCAGAGATCCTCCTGTTTTATGGATACTTATTGCAGACATGTCCGCCCCTAAAGCCATAGCATTTTTAGGGAAATTATCATGAAATGGAAAATGTGCCCCATGAGCCTCATCTACCAATACTACTATTTCTTTTTTATGACAGAACTTTATAATCTCCTCTAGGTCAGATACAGCCCCATAATATGTCGGATTTATTATAAATACTGCCTTAATATCCGGATCTTTTATCACAGCTTCTTTTATTTTTTCTATACTTACACCTAAACTTATTCCCAGAGTTTCATCTACTTCAGGGTCTATATAGACCGGAGTAGCTCCGCTTAGAATAAGTGCATTGATAGCACTTTTATGAACATTTCTAGGAAGGATTATTTTATCCCCGGGATTACAGGCACTCATAACCATTGTCTGTATCCCAGAAGTCGTCCCATTGACAAGAAAAAAAGCTTCATCTGCACTATAAGCTTGAGCCATCAATTGATGTGCTTCCCTTATTACCCCAGTTGGGTTATTTAATATATCCAGTTCCTTCATGGAATTGGTGTCTAATTCTATTATTTTATGACCTATATAATCTGAAAATTCATTTTGAAACCTTTTCTTATGTCCCGGAACATCAAAAGATACTATCTCTGTTTTATGATAGTTTTTTAATGCGTCGAAGAGTGGTGTCTTTTTTTGCATGATCCCTCCTATATTCAAAGTTTACTAATACTAAACCTTTTTTCTAAAAAAAATATTGTTCTTTCAAAAATTTGAAAGAGCAATATTTTATTATTTATTTTTCCCATAAATTAGAATTTAGAAACCTTATTTTTTTAACTTATTATGTTTTATATAACGCGTTTTAAAAAACAGTATTACTAAACTTTTTTCATTTAATTGTATAAAAAAAATAAAACTTTGTCAATTTTTTTTATAATGGATAAAAAAAGACCATAGATAACTCTGTTTATCTACGGTCCTTCTTATTTTATTTATTGAGTTAAAATTTCATTCCAAACTTCACTTTGAGGTGTCAATGCCTCACCTAAATCTTTCATGAGGTAAGCATCTTTTAGATCCTCTACATCATAAACAGGTTTAGTTTCTCTGATTTTATTTGCCCCTACATTTATAGAAGGAGTTTCTAAATAATCTACAATCTTTACATACACTTCCGGTCTATAGATATAATCTATAAATTTGTAGGCATTTTCAACATTTTTAGCTCCCTTTAGTATAACCATACTGTCGATATACATCTGAGCTCCCTTTTCTGGTATGAAAAATACCATATTTTCAGCCTGTTCATCGGTCATATGAGCTACTATATTTTCATAGTACCCGTGAACCACTAAATACTCACCATTTGTAAATCCTTTTCCAAAACTCTCGCTGTCAAATTTCAAGATATTTTCCTTCCATCCTAAGATGATTTTTTTAGCATCTGCCAAGTCTTGTGGATCAGAAGATTCTGGCGAATGTCCTGCAATGATTAATGCACTAGACATAACCTCTCTCATATCATCTAGAAGAGTCATCTTCCCTTTTAAATCTTCCCTGTTGTATATGTCAAATGACTTTTCAAAATTCTTTACATATTTTGTATTTACAGCTATCCCAGTTGCTCCTACAGAGTATGGGATGATATAGTCGTGATTTTTGTCAAAACTAATCTTAGATCCAATCTCTTCATTCAGTTCTTTTAGGTTTGAAATTTTAGATTTATCTATCTTTTCCAACATTCCTTGTTTCATCATGATCTCAGCATAGTCAGTAGATGGAACAGTTATATCGTAGCCATCCCCTCCAGCCTTTATCTTTGCATACATCTCTTCGTTAGAAGAATAATAATCCGTTATAACTTTTATACCTGTTTCATTTTCAAACTCAGTAATCACTTCATTTGGAATATAGTCTGACCAGTTAAATAAATATAACTCGTTTTTCTGCTCCTCTTTTCCACAACCTACCAAGGCTAATAACATTAAAATAAAAACAACACTTTTTTTCATTTTTCCCCTCCTTTTTTAATTTACCATATATTTTTGTATCTTCTTCGTTGACATAGCTAGTGCTATTGTTCCTGCAATCAGTATCACTGAAAGCGCATTTATAATCGGTGAAACTCCAAATTTAATCATTGAGTAGATATGTAGTGGCAGGGTAGAAGATCCCGGTCCTGCCACAAAAAACGTTATTACAAAGTCATCCAATGACAGGGTAATAGACATTAAAAGCCCAGATATTATCCCCGGCATAAGGTTCGGTAATATCACCTTGGTAAGAGCTTGTTTTTCAGTAGCCCCAAGATCATATGCCGCTTCCACTATAGAATAATCAAAATCATGTAACCTAGATAATACTATAAACAGCACAAAGGGAATATTAAATGTTGTATGGGCCAAAAATATAGTCATTAATCCCAATTTAAACTTTATACTAGTAAATAAAATTAATAATGATACACCCATTATTATATCCGGCAAAACTAAGGGTAGATAAGATATTACCTGAAGATATTTTTTATGTTTAAAGCTATACCACTGAAGCGATATTGCTCCTAAAGTTCCTATCGCTGTAGATATAACAGCGGAAGTTAAGGCAATTAAGATACTATATCTGAAGGATTTCCATAACCTTGCAGAGTGGTTGAATAATTCATCGTACCACTTGAGAGAAAACCCATCCCATGCTACTCCCTTACCTGAATTAAAGGATTGAACGATAAGAACTACCAAGGGAAGGTATAAAAATATTAAAGTTAATATAAACACATTCAGTGAAAATTTCTTTTTATTCATCTCTATGCTTTCCCTCCCTTATGACCCTTGTCATATTTTGATAAAACAACGATAAATATAACCGTTATTATCGTTAAAATTGTTGAAATAGCTGCAGCTTTGGGCCAGTTTCTAGTAA is from Psychrilyobacter atlanticus DSM 19335 and encodes:
- a CDS encoding ArsB/NhaD family transporter, with the translated sequence MQLAIGLIIFIATFYLIITEKVPGPIATLLGGLSMALVGIINEHEALHAIGSRLEIILLLVGMMIIVHFISETGVFQYLAVKVAQLVKGEPFPLLVLLAVITAVCSAFLDNVTTILLMAPVSILLANQLKVDPFVYIMTLIMSANIGGLATLIGDPTQLIIGAEGKLGFNDFLVNTAPVAVISLVALLITVYFMYGRKMVVSRDLKARVMELDASRSLKDMKLLQESATIFALVIFGFLMNNFIDKGLAIMALTGAVVLILITKREPIEVFKHVEWDTLFFFMGLFMLIQGIEATGIVDLVGDKVLELADGHLHYAAAMVLWVSAAFTSVIGNVANAAMVSKIIHFMLPTFSEGNTMSLWWALSMGSLLGGNITILASATNVVAINSANKAGCKISFGKFMKFGIIIAVQTLVIANIYLFIKYF
- the speB gene encoding agmatinase, which translates into the protein MRNKNISTFIGFDNEYHESKIVVFGAPFDGTTSFRPGTRFAPEVMRRESYGLETYSPYLEKDLENYNVFDGGDLEFSFGNPKSTLESIYKYAEKILKDDKVPFMVGGEHLVSYGTIKAVHEKYPDLHVIHLDAHADLRDDYMGEKFSHASVLRRCWDLLGDGKIYQFGIRSGNKEEFLWAKDHTYMEKFGIDTLAEITEKLKDVPVYITIDLDILDPSIFSGTGTPEPGGLTFTEIIKGIKEFEKLNVVGGDIVELSPNYDTSGASTATACKVLREVILTMV
- the speE gene encoding polyamine aminopropyltransferase is translated as MLDLWYTENWTENTKFSIKVKEHLHSEMSKFQKIDFFDSEEYGKFFTLDGLMMVTEKDEFIYHDMITHVAMATNPKVKKVLVIGAGDGGTVRELTRYKNIEKIDMVEIDERVVRLSQQFLPVTAEKLEDPRVTMYFEDGLKFVEEAEAGKYDLILVDSTDPISVGEGLFTTEFYNNCFRVLGEEGILINQHESPYFEKFSKEMQKAHRKILDTFPIAKVYQFHQPTYPSGHWLFGFASKKFDPIKDHNPEEWEKLNIKTRYYNSELHRGCFALPNYVKEMLEIEK
- the speD gene encoding adenosylmethionine decarboxylase, whose amino-acid sequence is MTLETLGRHILIEFYNCNEEILASPELVEKHMNKAAKIANATIVNSVFHHFNPYGVSGAVIISESHLAIHTWPEYGYAAVDVFTCGDKINPWTAFDFLESVFEADRSESMEIPRGMVEKIRKFHPEQLGKVTFKPEDNQESVNY
- a CDS encoding aminotransferase class I/II-fold pyridoxal phosphate-dependent enzyme, which produces MQKKTPLFDALKNYHKTEIVSFDVPGHKKRFQNEFSDYIGHKIIELDTNSMKELDILNNPTGVIREAHQLMAQAYSADEAFFLVNGTTSGIQTMVMSACNPGDKIILPRNVHKSAINALILSGATPVYIDPEVDETLGISLGVSIEKIKEAVIKDPDIKAVFIINPTYYGAVSDLEEIIKFCHKKEIVVLVDEAHGAHFPFHDNFPKNAMALGADMSAISIHKTGGSLTQSSVLLLKSGFIDQQRVKKMLNLTQTTSASYLLMTSLDVARKILVTEGEEIFTNLLDMISKFREELNSIPGIRCFKSILSDKLYDFDETKIGINLHGLGLTGFEGYDILREKYNIQMELADTHNILGIASIGDVWEDYQKLIDALKEMAKDHKGANKTIDFNELESPELVVSPRDAFYSETESIPLEKAIGKVSGESIMVYPPGIPLLIQGERISKDLIDHIYFLKEQKAVITGMNDKTLNNISILKGE
- a CDS encoding extracellular solute-binding protein encodes the protein MKKSVVFILMLLALVGCGKEEQKNELYLFNWSDYIPNEVITEFENETGIKVITDYYSSNEEMYAKIKAGGDGYDITVPSTDYAEIMMKQGMLEKIDKSKISNLKELNEEIGSKISFDKNHDYIIPYSVGATGIAVNTKYVKNFEKSFDIYNREDLKGKMTLLDDMREVMSSALIIAGHSPESSDPQDLADAKKIILGWKENILKFDSESFGKGFTNGEYLVVHGYYENIVAHMTDEQAENMVFFIPEKGAQMYIDSMVILKGAKNVENAYKFIDYIYRPEVYVKIVDYLETPSINVGANKIRETKPVYDVEDLKDAYLMKDLGEALTPQSEVWNEILTQ
- a CDS encoding ABC transporter permease; this translates as MNKKKFSLNVFILTLIFLYLPLVVLIVQSFNSGKGVAWDGFSLKWYDELFNHSARLWKSFRYSILIALTSAVISTAIGTLGAISLQWYSFKHKKYLQVISYLPLVLPDIIMGVSLLILFTSIKFKLGLMTIFLAHTTFNIPFVLFIVLSRLHDFDYSIVEAAYDLGATEKQALTKVILPNLMPGIISGLLMSITLSLDDFVITFFVAGPGSSTLPLHIYSMIKFGVSPIINALSVILIAGTIALAMSTKKIQKYMVN